In the Desulfitobacterium hafniense DCB-2 genome, GGATAATCATGAATATCGTGTGAATTTTGTTGTGAAGATCATGTGAATTAAACCCTTCGGACTCCTTACGGCAGAGAAACTTTCTGTTTTAGACGGAGGTGGATTTTTCTCCAATGGTTAGGGGAAGTAGGAGCATAAATCGGCTGCCTTTATCTGGGCAGCTTTCGACCGTAAGTGTCCCTTGATGAAGAAGAGCGATCTGTTGAGCTAAGGCGAGGCCGATGCCTGTACCGCCAGTTTCCCGAGAGCGGGATTTTTCTGAGCGATAGAACCGTTCGAAAATAAAGGGAAGATCTTCTTCAGGAATACCGATTCCAGAGTCGGAAATGGTGATCAGGACCTCCTGATGGCGAAGCTCCATTTGAACCTCAATTTTGCCCGGACTTTCCGTAAATTTGTAAGCATTGTGAAGAAGATTGTAGAAGAGGCGGGTTAGCAGGTATTCATCCCCTTCGATAAGAATTGATTCAGGCTTGTGCCATGTTAAAGAAATTCCTTTTTCCTGGATAAGCGGGGAGAGCATATTCACTGTTTTATCGATAAGGGCGGAAAGATTGACCTGAGTCAAATAAGGGCGTAAGGCTCCCATCTCCGCGACATTGAGATCTTTAAGATCGCTGGATAACCTTGTCAACCGCTCAATTTCTTCATTGATAATGGCAAGGTTCTCCTTGTCGGCTGGCAGAACTCCGTCTTGGAAGGCTTCGATATAACTGCGGATAGAGGTTAAGGGAGTGCGCAATTCGTGAGCAATATCTGCAGTGAGCTGCTTGCGGAGCCGTTCCTGCTTTTTCAGGCTTTCGGCCATCCCATTGAAAGCGGTAGCCAATTGACCGACTTCATCCTTAGTGGCAACCGGGACTTGTTCGTCCAGAAATCCTTCCCCTACCCTCTGCACGGCCTTCGTCAACCCCTGCAAAGGGGAAGTCAGGCGCCGGCTGATCCAATAACTCAGGATTATGCCAATGATCAAGGCCAAAGCTCCGGCCAGAAACAAGGATTGGTAGATAGCGGAAATAAAAGACTGATCAGCAGGGTTCAAAACCTTGGCCCTGGCCGGATAGCGAACTTCCGCAACAGCAAAGACTCCATTGGGACCGGAGATCATAAGGGTCTTGTTTTTCCATTCCTCAATGGTGTAGTTTAAACCCATGTCCATCCATAGACCGGGATCATTTTTCAGCATAGATTCCATGGGATTGATGAGGGTCAAGATGGTCTTCCCGGAGGGCTCTTTGATCACGATATGGGTTCCAAAGGGAAGAGAGTGGGCGATGTTATACAGAGAATCGGAATTCCAGCACCCATGGCTGAAGAAACTGCTGCTTAAACGCTCGGGCAATTGTTCCAGAGTTACTTCCGTGGAGCGGGCGAGATAATCACTGAAATGTTTTTGGAAGACAAAGTTAACGGACAGAATGCTGAGCAATAAGGTCAGGAGAATAATGGCCAGGAAGGAGAGAAATAAGCGTTTACGCATGAAGCTACTCCTCCTTATGGGCGTTGAATTTATAGCCGACTCCATAGACCGTCAGAATGATTTTGGGATCACCGGGTACACCCTCCAGTTTCTGGCGCAATTTTTTGATATGGGCGTCAATCACCCGTTCATCCCCGCCAAAATCATGGCCTTGGACGATTTGTACCAGCTGTCCCCGGGAATACACTCTTCCCGGATACTTGGCCAAAGCACCAAGGATTTTGAACTCAGTGGGGGTAAGGAGGATCGCTTCGTCCTGAAAGCGGACTTCGTGCCGTGCGTTATCAATGGTCAAACCGTTATCGTAGGTGATGCTGTCGGCAAGGAGAGCGGTCTCGATGTGGGTTCGTCTAAGCACGGCTTTGATCCGGGCTACCACTTCCCGGGGACTGAAAGGTTTAACAATATAGTCATCGGCGCCCAGATTAAGGCCTTGAAGCCGATCCTCCAATTCGACCTTGGCTGTGAGCATAATAACGGGAGTGGCCGAGATTTTACGAATCTCTCTGCAGATTTCCTCACCGGATAAACCTGGCAGCATAAGATCGAGAAGGACAAGGTCG is a window encoding:
- a CDS encoding sensor histidine kinase, translating into MRKRLFLSFLAIILLTLLLSILSVNFVFQKHFSDYLARSTEVTLEQLPERLSSSFFSHGCWNSDSLYNIAHSLPFGTHIVIKEPSGKTILTLINPMESMLKNDPGLWMDMGLNYTIEEWKNKTLMISGPNGVFAVAEVRYPARAKVLNPADQSFISAIYQSLFLAGALALIIGIILSYWISRRLTSPLQGLTKAVQRVGEGFLDEQVPVATKDEVGQLATAFNGMAESLKKQERLRKQLTADIAHELRTPLTSIRSYIEAFQDGVLPADKENLAIINEEIERLTRLSSDLKDLNVAEMGALRPYLTQVNLSALIDKTVNMLSPLIQEKGISLTWHKPESILIEGDEYLLTRLFYNLLHNAYKFTESPGKIEVQMELRHQEVLITISDSGIGIPEEDLPFIFERFYRSEKSRSRETGGTGIGLALAQQIALLHQGTLTVESCPDKGSRFMLLLPLTIGEKSTSV
- a CDS encoding response regulator transcription factor, giving the protein MRILLVDDEKNISNVLKAYLQQEGFHVTTAVNGLIALTLFKENSYDLVLLDLMLPGLSGEEICREIRKISATPVIMLTAKVELEDRLQGLNLGADDYIVKPFSPREVVARIKAVLRRTHIETALLADSITYDNGLTIDNARHEVRFQDEAILLTPTEFKILGALAKYPGRVYSRGQLVQIVQGHDFGGDERVIDAHIKKLRQKLEGVPGDPKIILTVYGVGYKFNAHKEE